The following coding sequences are from one Oryzisolibacter sp. LB2S window:
- a CDS encoding homoserine O-acetyltransferase, translated as MSFIATPQSMHFAEALPLASGASIRDYTLAYETYGRLNADKSNAVLVCHALNASHHVAGVYEGQPRSEGWWDNMIGPGKPVDTDRFFVIGINNLGSCFGSTGPMHTNPDTGEVYGADFPVVTVEDWVNAQARLLDRLGIDRLAAVLGGSLGGMQALSWTLQYPERMRHAVVVASAPNLTAENIAFNEVARRAIVTDPDFHGGHFYRHGVVPKRGLRIARMIGHITYLSDDVMNEKFGRSLKAPTLPAARGSLPPEGADPARGGPAPDLRDYLFSTQDIEFQIESYLRYQGDKFSEYFDANTYLLITRALDYFDPARRHGGRLAQALADARAKFLLVSFTTDWRFSPKRSREIVQALLENRRDVSYAEIDAPHGHDAFLLDDARYMSVMRSYFDSISKEQP; from the coding sequence ATGTCGTTCATCGCCACACCGCAATCCATGCACTTTGCCGAGGCCCTGCCGCTTGCGTCGGGCGCCTCGATCCGTGACTACACCCTGGCCTACGAGACCTACGGCCGGCTCAATGCCGACAAGAGCAACGCCGTGCTCGTGTGCCACGCGCTCAACGCCTCGCACCATGTGGCGGGCGTCTACGAGGGCCAGCCCAGGAGCGAGGGCTGGTGGGACAACATGATCGGGCCGGGCAAGCCTGTCGATACCGACCGCTTCTTCGTCATCGGCATCAACAACCTGGGCTCATGCTTTGGCTCCACCGGCCCCATGCACACCAACCCGGACACGGGCGAGGTCTATGGCGCGGACTTTCCCGTGGTCACGGTGGAGGACTGGGTCAACGCCCAGGCGCGGCTGCTCGACCGCCTGGGCATCGACAGGCTGGCCGCCGTGCTGGGCGGCAGCCTGGGCGGCATGCAGGCCCTGTCCTGGACGCTGCAATACCCCGAGCGCATGCGCCACGCCGTGGTCGTGGCCAGCGCCCCCAACCTCACGGCCGAGAACATCGCCTTCAACGAGGTGGCGCGCCGCGCCATCGTCACCGACCCGGACTTTCACGGCGGGCATTTCTACCGCCATGGCGTAGTCCCCAAGCGCGGCCTGCGCATCGCGCGCATGATCGGCCACATCACCTACCTGTCCGACGATGTGATGAACGAGAAGTTCGGACGCAGTCTCAAGGCCCCCACGCTCCCCGCTGCGCGTGGTTCGCTGCCCCCCGAGGGGGCTGATCCGGCTCGGGGCGGCCCAGCGCCGGATCTGCGCGACTATCTGTTCAGCACCCAGGACATCGAGTTCCAGATCGAGAGCTATCTGCGCTACCAGGGCGACAAGTTCAGTGAGTACTTCGACGCCAACACCTACCTGCTCATCACGCGCGCGCTCGACTACTTCGACCCCGCGCGGCGCCATGGCGGGCGCCTGGCCCAGGCGCTGGCCGACGCGCGCGCCAAGTTCCTGCTCGTGAGCTTCACGACCGACTGGCGCTTCTCGCCCAAGCGCTCGCGCGAGATCGTGCAGGCGCTGCTGGAAAACCGCCGCGACGTGAGCTACGCCGAGATCGACGCGCCCCACGGACATGATGCGTTTTTGCTCGATGACGCCCGCTACATGAGCGTAATGCGCTCTTATTTCGATAGTATTTCCAAGGAGCAGCCATGA
- a CDS encoding M20 family metallopeptidase produces the protein MNARLPATALDPALALERLSRAWDEDIVHQLTDYIRIPAKSPGFAPDWRELGHIETVVRNAAQWVEAQKVEGLTLEVVRLPGRTPVLFFEVAATRPQSTQTVLMYGHLDKQPEFEGWRADLGPWTPKYEDGRLYGRGGADDGYAVYASIAAVQELKRQGVPHPRIVGLIETCEESGSADLLPYIDALKSRLGDVALVICLDSGAGNYDQLWLTTSLRGMASGTLKVEILTEGVHSGDSSGLVPSSFRIMRMVLDRLEDSATGRLLPASFHCEVPADRLAQARATAAILGDEVYKRFPWAHADCGGSTVFALPTTQDPVQALLRRTWEPTLSVTGAEGFPSLQNAGNVLRPYTAFKLSLRLPPLVDAAASVQQLKTLLEDNAPYQAKVTFTPDHAASGWNAPAITPWFEQALNAASQAHFGAPCGYIGQGGTIPLMNMLSQGFPTAQMMVCGVLGPKSNAHGPNEFLHVPYAKRLTAAVAQVMAAMPG, from the coding sequence ATGAACGCCCGCCTGCCCGCCACCGCCCTGGACCCTGCCCTCGCGCTCGAACGCCTGAGCCGCGCGTGGGACGAGGACATCGTGCACCAGCTCACCGACTACATCCGCATTCCCGCCAAGTCGCCCGGCTTCGCACCCGACTGGCGCGAGCTCGGCCACATCGAGACCGTGGTGCGCAACGCCGCCCAATGGGTCGAGGCGCAGAAGGTCGAGGGCCTCACGCTCGAGGTCGTGCGCCTGCCCGGCCGCACGCCCGTGCTGTTCTTCGAGGTCGCGGCCACCCGGCCACAGTCCACGCAGACCGTGCTGATGTACGGCCACCTGGACAAGCAGCCCGAGTTCGAGGGCTGGCGCGCCGACTTGGGCCCCTGGACGCCGAAGTACGAGGACGGCCGGCTCTACGGCCGCGGCGGCGCCGACGACGGCTACGCGGTCTACGCCAGCATCGCCGCCGTGCAGGAATTGAAGCGCCAGGGCGTGCCCCACCCGCGCATCGTCGGCCTGATCGAGACCTGCGAGGAAAGCGGCTCGGCCGACCTGCTGCCCTATATAGACGCGCTCAAGAGCCGCCTGGGCGACGTGGCCCTGGTCATCTGCCTCGATTCGGGCGCCGGCAACTACGACCAGCTGTGGCTCACCACCAGCCTGCGCGGCATGGCCAGCGGCACGCTGAAGGTCGAGATCCTGACCGAGGGCGTGCACTCGGGCGACTCCTCGGGCCTCGTGCCCTCGTCATTTCGCATCATGCGCATGGTGCTCGACCGGCTGGAGGACTCGGCCACCGGGCGCCTCCTGCCCGCCAGCTTTCACTGCGAGGTGCCGGCCGACCGTCTGGCCCAGGCCCGGGCCACGGCCGCCATCCTCGGCGACGAGGTCTACAAGCGCTTCCCCTGGGCCCATGCCGACTGTGGCGGCAGCACGGTGTTCGCCCTGCCCACCACGCAGGACCCGGTGCAGGCGCTGCTCAGGCGCACCTGGGAGCCCACCTTGAGCGTCACCGGCGCCGAGGGTTTCCCCTCGCTGCAGAACGCGGGCAACGTGCTGCGCCCCTACACCGCCTTCAAGCTCAGCCTGCGCCTTCCGCCGCTGGTGGACGCGGCCGCCAGCGTGCAGCAGCTCAAGACCCTGCTGGAGGACAACGCGCCCTACCAGGCCAAGGTCACCTTCACGCCCGACCATGCGGCCAGCGGCTGGAACGCCCCGGCCATCACGCCCTGGTTCGAGCAGGCGCTGAATGCCGCCAGCCAGGCGCATTTCGGCGCCCCCTGCGGCTACATCGGCCAGGGCGGCACGATTCCGCTCATGAACATGCTGAGCCAGGGCTTCCCCACGGCGCAGATGATGGTCTGCGGCGTGCTCGGCCCCAAGAGCAACGCCCATGGCCCGAACGAATTCCTGCATGTGCCCTATGCCAAGCGCCTCACCGCGGCCGTGGCCCAGGTGATGGCGGCGATGCCGGGCTGA
- the metW gene encoding methionine biosynthesis protein MetW, with protein MSDHATMQAIARLVPEGSRVLDLGCGDGALLDLLQRERGCSGYGIEIADDNVLACVRRGVNVIQLNLDEGLAMFADNSFDVVLQIDTLQHLRNAEVMLRETARVGRSGIVAFPNFAHWPNRLSVLRGRMPVTRRLPYQWYDTPNIRVGTYKDFEVLAHKNKLRILDAFGLQDGRVVRWLPNACAGTAVFRFEHD; from the coding sequence ATGAGCGACCACGCCACCATGCAAGCCATTGCGCGCCTGGTGCCCGAGGGCAGTCGCGTGCTCGACCTCGGCTGTGGCGACGGCGCCCTGCTCGACCTGTTGCAGCGCGAGCGCGGCTGCAGCGGCTACGGCATCGAGATCGCCGACGACAACGTGCTCGCCTGCGTGCGCCGCGGCGTCAACGTGATCCAGCTCAACCTCGACGAGGGCCTGGCCATGTTTGCCGACAACAGCTTCGACGTGGTGCTGCAGATCGACACGCTGCAGCATCTGCGCAACGCCGAGGTCATGCTGCGCGAGACCGCGCGCGTGGGCCGAAGCGGCATCGTCGCCTTCCCCAACTTCGCGCACTGGCCCAACCGCCTGTCGGTGCTGCGTGGCCGCATGCCCGTCACGCGCCGCCTGCCCTACCAGTGGTACGACACGCCCAACATCCGCGTGGGCACCTACAAGGACTTCGAGGTGCTGGCGCACAAGAACAAGCTGCGCATCCTCGACGCCTTCGGCCTGCAGGACGGGCGCGTGGTGCGCTGGCTGCCCAACGCCTGCGCCGGCACGGCGGTGTTCCGCTTCGAGCACGACTGA
- a CDS encoding GGDEF domain-containing protein, protein MPPLDVPTMLLMTAAASATMAGALAAVRSRRREGMGPWALALVLHTGAYVLYALRGAAPDWATVVLANTLLAGTFALVLAAVQQFQGRSLPWRRMLVPVLVTALLFTLFMKDYRACVITIGLVAPLQIALVLWALWRPQPPAQLRGVWLVTAGLTLQALLLATRSVLAIVGGIPLQGLLRVDGLQAPIFMSAFIVVILASLGYILMTKDRAEADNRYFAAHDGLTGLVNRRALVRAAQRDVAHAVRTHQPYALMMMDIDHFKAINDQHGHMAGDRVLCHVAELLRARLRAQDMVGRYGGEEFVVLLPGTALHDAVVLAEVLRSAVEQAPAMHQDQPIAVTLSIGVCGGRPDHADAWDALLRDADRALYKAKRAGRNRVDCLPLAHGMPEPLTAVA, encoded by the coding sequence ATGCCGCCTCTCGATGTGCCCACCATGCTGCTGATGACCGCGGCGGCCTCGGCCACCATGGCCGGGGCATTGGCCGCCGTTCGGTCGCGCCGACGCGAGGGCATGGGCCCATGGGCGCTGGCCCTGGTGCTTCATACCGGTGCCTATGTGCTGTATGCGCTGCGCGGCGCGGCGCCGGACTGGGCCACCGTCGTGCTGGCCAATACCCTGCTGGCCGGCACCTTTGCCCTGGTGCTGGCCGCCGTGCAGCAGTTCCAGGGCAGATCCCTGCCGTGGCGCCGCATGCTCGTGCCGGTGCTGGTCACGGCCCTGCTGTTCACGCTTTTCATGAAGGACTACCGTGCCTGCGTCATCACGATCGGTCTGGTCGCACCGCTGCAGATTGCCCTGGTGCTGTGGGCCCTGTGGCGCCCGCAGCCTCCGGCGCAGCTGCGCGGCGTCTGGCTGGTGACGGCAGGGCTCACGCTCCAGGCCCTGCTGCTGGCGACGCGCAGCGTGCTCGCCATCGTCGGCGGCATTCCGTTGCAGGGCCTGCTGCGCGTCGACGGCCTGCAGGCGCCGATCTTCATGTCGGCGTTCATCGTCGTCATCCTTGCGTCGCTGGGCTACATCCTCATGACCAAGGACCGTGCCGAGGCCGACAACCGCTACTTCGCCGCGCATGACGGCCTGACCGGCCTGGTCAACCGGCGCGCCCTGGTGCGGGCCGCGCAGCGCGACGTGGCGCATGCCGTGCGCACGCACCAGCCCTATGCGCTGATGATGATGGACATAGACCACTTCAAGGCCATCAACGACCAACATGGCCACATGGCCGGAGACCGCGTGCTGTGCCATGTGGCCGAGTTGCTGCGCGCACGCCTGCGCGCGCAGGACATGGTGGGACGCTACGGAGGCGAGGAATTCGTCGTGCTGCTGCCCGGCACGGCGCTGCACGACGCCGTGGTGCTGGCCGAAGTCCTGCGCAGCGCCGTGGAGCAGGCTCCGGCCATGCATCAGGACCAGCCCATCGCGGTCACGCTGAGCATAGGCGTCTGCGGCGGCCGGCCCGACCATGCGGACGCCTGGGACGCCCTGCTGCGCGACGCCGACCGCGCGCTCTACAAGGCCAAGCGGGCAGGGCGCAACCGCGTCGACTGCCTGCCCCTGGCGCATGGCATGCCCGAACCCCTTACCGCCGTTGCGTAA
- a CDS encoding RNA-binding protein, protein MGNKLYVGNLPYSVRDQDLEQAFSQFGAVTSAKVMMERDTGRSKGFGFVEMGSDAEAQAAINGMHGQALGGRSIVVNEARPMEPRPPRSGGGFGGGGGYGGGRGAGGGGRGEGGFRSPYGSGPRGGGGGRGGYGGGGGYGGDRGGY, encoded by the coding sequence ATGGGCAACAAGCTCTACGTCGGCAATCTGCCGTACTCGGTGCGCGACCAGGATCTGGAACAGGCCTTCAGCCAGTTCGGCGCAGTGACCAGTGCCAAGGTCATGATGGAGCGCGACACCGGTCGCTCCAAAGGCTTTGGCTTTGTGGAAATGGGCAGTGATGCCGAGGCCCAGGCCGCGATCAACGGCATGCACGGTCAGGCTCTGGGTGGGCGCAGCATCGTCGTGAACGAGGCCCGCCCCATGGAGCCCCGCCCCCCGCGCAGCGGTGGTGGTTTCGGCGGTGGTGGCGGCTACGGCGGTGGCCGTGGCGCGGGCGGCGGTGGTCGTGGCGAAGGCGGCTTCCGCAGCCCCTATGGCTCCGGCCCGCGCGGTGGTGGCGGCGGCCGTGGCGGCTACGGTGGTGGTGGCGGCTACGGCGGCGACCGCGGCGGTTACTGA
- a CDS encoding KpsF/GutQ family sugar-phosphate isomerase, translating to MLASSAATSSFNADQALRLGRETFDIEAAALQSMAQRLGPVFVQAVERLLATTGRVIVMGMGKSGHVGRKIAATLASTGTPSFFVHPAEASHGDLGMVTRGDLVLAISNSGESSEITVLLPMLRRQGVALIAMTGGLQSSLARHADLVLDCSVEREACPLNLAPTTSTTVQLAMGDALAVALLDARGFRPEDFARSHPGGALGRRLLTHVRDVMRSGEQVPRVPPEADFSTLMREMSAKGMGAAAVVDAAGYPVGIFTDGDLRRRIEAGTDLRSMSAQDVMHAHPRTIAVDALAADAAQLMEHHSITSVLVTDPQGLLVGVVHIGDLMRAKVI from the coding sequence ATGCTCGCAAGCTCCGCCGCCACATCGTCCTTCAATGCCGACCAGGCCCTGCGCCTGGGCCGTGAAACCTTCGACATCGAGGCCGCGGCCCTGCAATCCATGGCGCAGCGGCTGGGCCCGGTCTTCGTCCAGGCCGTCGAGCGGCTGCTCGCCACGACAGGGCGCGTGATCGTCATGGGCATGGGCAAGAGCGGCCATGTGGGGCGCAAGATCGCCGCCACGCTGGCCTCCACCGGCACGCCCTCGTTCTTCGTGCATCCGGCCGAGGCCAGCCATGGTGACCTCGGCATGGTCACCAGGGGCGACCTGGTGCTCGCCATCTCCAACAGCGGCGAGAGCAGCGAGATCACCGTGCTGCTGCCCATGCTCCGGCGTCAGGGTGTGGCGCTGATCGCCATGACCGGCGGCCTGCAGTCCTCGCTGGCACGCCATGCCGACCTCGTGCTCGACTGCAGCGTGGAGCGCGAGGCCTGCCCGCTGAATCTTGCGCCCACCACCAGCACCACCGTGCAGCTGGCCATGGGCGACGCGCTGGCCGTGGCGCTGCTGGACGCACGCGGCTTTCGCCCCGAGGACTTTGCGCGCTCGCACCCCGGCGGCGCGCTGGGCCGCCGGCTGCTGACCCATGTGCGTGACGTCATGCGCAGCGGCGAGCAGGTGCCGCGCGTGCCGCCCGAGGCCGACTTCAGCACGCTGATGCGCGAGATGAGCGCCAAGGGCATGGGCGCCGCCGCCGTGGTGGACGCGGCTGGTTACCCCGTAGGCATCTTCACTGATGGCGACCTGCGCCGGCGCATCGAGGCCGGCACCGACCTGCGCAGCATGAGCGCCCAGGACGTCATGCACGCCCACCCGCGCACCATTGCCGTCGATGCGCTCGCGGCCGACGCCGCCCAGCTCATGGAGCACCACTCCATCACCAGCGTGCTCGTCACCGACCCGCAGGGCTTGCTCGTGGGCGTGGTGCATATCGGCGACCTGATGCGCGCCAAGGTGATCTGA
- a CDS encoding RNA-binding protein, translating into MGNKLYVGNLPYSFRDHDLEQTFSQFGAVQSAKVMMERDTGRSKGFGFVEMGSEAEAQAAIQGAHGQNYGGRDLVVNEARPMEPRPPRSGGGFGGGGYGGGRNGGGYGGGRGDGGGYGGGYGGGRSSY; encoded by the coding sequence ATGGGCAACAAACTTTACGTGGGCAACCTGCCCTACTCCTTCCGCGATCACGATCTGGAGCAGACCTTCAGCCAGTTCGGTGCGGTGCAAAGCGCCAAGGTCATGATGGAGCGCGACACCGGCCGCTCCAAGGGCTTCGGCTTTGTCGAGATGGGCAGCGAGGCCGAGGCCCAGGCCGCCATCCAGGGCGCGCATGGCCAGAACTACGGTGGCCGTGACCTGGTGGTCAACGAGGCTCGCCCCATGGAACCCCGCCCCCCGCGCAGCGGCGGTGGCTTTGGTGGCGGCGGCTACGGCGGTGGCCGCAATGGCGGCGGCTACGGTGGTGGCCGCGGCGACGGCGGTGGCTACGGTGGCGGCTACGGCGGTGGCCGTTCGAGCTACTGA
- a CDS encoding HAD hydrolase family protein, translated as MTAATALPPLQPALQFAPELLLRAQDVRVAFFDVDGVLTDGGLYFSEDGETLKRFNTLDGHGLKLLQQAGITPAVITGRDSPALRLRLKALGVTHARFGTEDKRPAAEALLSELGLAWHQAAAMGDDWPDLPVMRRAALACAPAQAHAEVRAIAHHVAAAAAGAGAAREFCDLLLVASGRYAGLLARHAA; from the coding sequence ATGACAGCCGCCACCGCCTTGCCCCCGCTGCAGCCGGCCCTGCAGTTTGCCCCCGAGCTGCTGCTGCGCGCCCAGGACGTGCGCGTGGCCTTCTTCGACGTCGACGGCGTGCTCACCGACGGCGGCCTGTACTTTTCCGAGGACGGCGAGACGCTCAAGCGCTTCAATACCCTGGACGGGCACGGCCTCAAGCTGCTGCAGCAGGCGGGCATCACGCCGGCCGTGATCACCGGGCGCGACTCGCCCGCGCTGCGCCTGCGCCTGAAGGCCCTGGGCGTGACGCATGCGCGCTTTGGCACCGAGGACAAGCGCCCCGCGGCCGAGGCCCTGCTGTCCGAGCTGGGCCTGGCCTGGCACCAGGCTGCCGCCATGGGCGACGACTGGCCCGACCTGCCCGTCATGCGCCGCGCGGCCCTGGCCTGCGCGCCCGCCCAGGCCCATGCCGAGGTGCGCGCCATCGCCCACCATGTTGCGGCGGCCGCGGCGGGCGCCGGTGCGGCGCGCGAGTTTTGCGACCTGCTGCTCGTCGCCAGCGGCCGCTATGCCGGCCTGCTCGCCAGGCACGCGGCATGA
- a CDS encoding TMEM165/GDT1 family protein codes for MEAFFISTAIVALAEMGDKTQLLSLVLAARYQKPWPIVLGILVATLANHALAGAAGAWVTTVLGPQALRWVLGLSFIAMAVWMLIPDRLDDEESEGAGPRLGVFGTTVLAFFLAEMGDKTQVATVMLAAQYHAWLWVVVGTTLGMMLANAPVVWLGDRLVRRVPIRVVHLVSAVIFLVLGLLALFAPQATPLA; via the coding sequence ATGGAAGCCTTTTTCATCTCCACCGCCATCGTTGCCCTCGCCGAGATGGGCGACAAGACCCAGTTGCTGTCGCTGGTGCTCGCGGCGCGCTATCAAAAGCCCTGGCCCATCGTGCTGGGCATCCTCGTAGCCACGCTGGCCAACCATGCCCTCGCCGGCGCCGCGGGCGCCTGGGTGACGACGGTGCTTGGGCCCCAGGCGCTGCGCTGGGTGCTGGGCCTGTCCTTCATCGCCATGGCCGTGTGGATGCTGATACCCGACAGGCTCGACGACGAGGAGAGTGAGGGCGCAGGCCCGCGCCTGGGCGTCTTCGGCACGACCGTGCTGGCCTTCTTCCTGGCCGAGATGGGCGACAAGACGCAGGTCGCCACCGTGATGCTGGCCGCTCAGTACCATGCCTGGCTGTGGGTGGTGGTCGGCACCACGCTGGGCATGATGCTGGCCAACGCGCCCGTGGTGTGGCTCGGCGACCGGCTGGTCAGGCGCGTGCCGATCCGCGTGGTGCACCTGGTTTCGGCCGTGATCTTCCTGGTGCTGGGGCTGCTGGCGCTGTTTGCGCCGCAGGCGACGCCTTTGGCATAA
- the lptC gene encoding LPS export ABC transporter periplasmic protein LptC yields the protein MTGPRRAWERLSIYLPVLLMGLLALGSWWLVRNAPQPHPPATERPPRHEPDYFMRDFTVKNFDAAGRLESDIRGTMARHFADTDTLEIDEPRMRSVNAEGRVTTASARRGLSNSDGSEVQLFGNAVVTREAMAGTGGKPLPRLEFRGEFLHAWVNEERVRSNQPVTLRRGTDTFTADSMDYDNLDQILNLRGRVRGTLMPAHPAQSR from the coding sequence ATGACCGGGCCGCGCCGGGCGTGGGAGCGCCTGTCCATCTACCTGCCCGTGCTCCTCATGGGGCTGCTGGCGCTGGGCTCCTGGTGGCTGGTGCGCAACGCGCCGCAACCGCATCCGCCCGCCACCGAACGCCCGCCCCGGCATGAGCCCGATTACTTCATGCGCGACTTCACGGTGAAGAACTTCGACGCGGCGGGCCGGCTCGAGAGCGACATTCGCGGCACCATGGCGCGCCACTTTGCCGACACCGACACGCTGGAGATCGACGAGCCGCGCATGCGCTCGGTGAACGCCGAGGGCCGTGTGACCACGGCCAGCGCGCGGCGCGGCCTGTCCAACAGCGATGGCAGCGAGGTCCAGCTGTTCGGCAACGCCGTCGTCACGCGCGAGGCCATGGCCGGCACCGGGGGCAAGCCATTGCCGCGCCTGGAGTTTCGCGGCGAGTTCCTGCACGCCTGGGTCAACGAGGAGCGCGTGCGCTCCAACCAGCCGGTCACGCTCAGGCGCGGCACCGACACCTTCACCGCCGACAGCATGGACTACGACAACCTGGACCAGATCCTGAACCTGCGTGGGCGCGTGCGCGGCACGCTGATGCCGGCCCATCCGGCGCAGTCCCGTTGA
- a CDS encoding SDR family oxidoreductase, producing MAQARPLVFITGASSGIGQALAAQYLRAGWRLALVARREPAMKSWAEALGVSADSYSIYSADVSQPDSIIAAGHDCIARQGLPDVVIANAGISIGMDTAERADIDVMARILATNNLGLAATFHPFVAAMRRRGSGRLVGIGSVAGIRGLPGHGAYCASKAAVISYCESLRGELRGSGVRVVTICPGYVDTPLTRQNRYAMPFLLPAEVFAARAIKAIEAGASYRVIPWQMGIVARLLRALPNAWFDRLLQGRPRKHRQDAGV from the coding sequence ATGGCGCAGGCGCGGCCCCTGGTCTTCATCACCGGCGCCTCCAGCGGCATAGGCCAGGCGTTGGCCGCGCAGTACCTGCGCGCGGGCTGGCGGCTGGCCCTGGTGGCCCGCCGTGAACCTGCAATGAAATCATGGGCCGAGGCGCTTGGAGTAAGCGCGGACAGCTATTCAATATATAGTGCAGACGTCAGCCAGCCGGACAGCATCATCGCCGCCGGCCATGATTGCATCGCACGCCAGGGCCTGCCCGACGTGGTCATCGCCAACGCCGGCATCAGCATCGGCATGGACACCGCCGAGCGCGCCGACATCGACGTCATGGCGCGCATCCTGGCCACCAACAACCTGGGGCTGGCCGCCACCTTCCACCCGTTTGTCGCGGCCATGCGCCGGCGCGGCAGCGGGCGCCTGGTCGGCATCGGCAGCGTGGCCGGCATACGCGGCCTGCCGGGCCATGGCGCCTACTGTGCCAGCAAGGCGGCCGTGATCAGCTACTGCGAAAGCCTGCGCGGCGAGCTGCGCGGCAGCGGCGTGCGTGTGGTCACGATCTGCCCGGGCTATGTGGACACACCGCTGACGCGGCAGAACCGCTACGCCATGCCGTTCCTGCTGCCCGCCGAGGTGTTTGCCGCACGCGCCATCAAGGCCATCGAGGCGGGGGCGAGCTACCGCGTCATCCCGTGGCAGATGGGCATCGTCGCCAGGCTGCTGCGCGCCCTGCCCAATGCCTGGTTCGACCGCCTGCTGCAGGGGCGCCCGCGCAAGCATAGGCAGGACGCGGGCGTCTGA